GAGCCTCAAAGTCCTGCTCCCGAGGTGCAGTGTTCTTGGGCATGGCCTGGCGATTGCGTGGGCGTGTCCAGGTGCCATTGGGGGCAGGGCCTTCGCCAGTGCTGCTGGACAGGTTGTCGTCAGAAGTGGCATGACGGAGCTCTGGGCTGGGCTGACGGCCACGACGTAACACCAGGCCTTTAGGAGGTGCCTCGCTCAGAGACAGactgcttttgtgttttatagGGTCCAGAGGGGAAGGTGGAGGAGGAAGGCGCAGGGCGTCTATCTCCAGCGCTTTTGAGCGGCGGCGAGCTGCTTTCACTGCAATGCTGTGCACACCTTTTAGGATCTGCTGCCTCTCTGAATGGGAGGAAGataatgtaaagaaatatggATCAATATTGCAGGAGATTTAAATAGCACTATTCTTTAAACATGAAACAGtaatttccaaaatttctgttGACAGTATTATTTTGCCAAAGATTAGTCGGTgtctggaaaagcagctcgCTGTAATGACTTTAATGtacacacaatttttttttcaaaaagaatgAATAAGAGTTTGTAATCAGAGGTTTATTCTGATGATACAATACTTGGCTCAAAACTTTTAAGTGAAGCCTATGCTGATACAATCAGCACATACAGTACCTTTcacaagtttggaatcactttttATATGGATAACTGTTAGTTTTGTTCTTTAATAACTTACACAGTGTAATGGTATAAAATTGACAGCagagtttttatttaatttttttttttttttagatgttctTAAATGCTAAACAATATACTTCAATTACAGCAATGCCTTGATAAGTTATCTGTCTAAAATTTGttcattacatttcaaatatgAGGTATTGTGGATGTTATTTAAATATCATCAATGTTCTCagtacagctttctcagtcattttttttacaggaaacataattattgaaaacagtgattcccattttttaaactttgaatAGATATGCATCTATGTACATCTATGCATTGATGACCTCTACTAATGTATTAGATTGCTGACTCTCATCATGGTCACACGTCTGAAGATAGGTGCAGCCACAGTTATCACTTTAATCCTGTGTCATAACCAGCCATGTGGTCAGACCTGTGGCTTGAAACCAATAACAATGCAGCTTATAAGACAAACAAAAAGGTATATTCACCTTTAGGTGTGAGAGGAGCTTCAGTTCCATTCTCACTGCTTTCTGGTGATGAATCTAGGTGACTGCTCACACTGTGGCTCAGGAGGCTATAGCTCAGTGCACCCTCTAGTGCACTTGGCAGCACTAGTGCACTTGGCAGCAACTGCAAAGAGAAAGAACACAGAATCATATATGTGTGTTCTTCACAATGCAACCATATATTTTGTTCACTATAATGCTATTATTGCAGTATACTGTTAAGAACACTATTGTACATATTCTTCacaatatttttccaaaatcaatgtctgaccttacaaatgctcctctggatgaatgggcaaaaatttctacagatacactccaaaatcttgtagcaAGCTTCCCACAGGAGTGGAAGCTGTCACAGCTGCAAATAGGAGCTcaacttcatattaatgcctatgaaCTTAGAaggggatgtcataaaagctcctgtagatATAATGTGCAGGTGTCCCAATAATTTTGCACATATGATTTgtgcatatcatcactgtcatagcAAAGccttatatttccaaaatggtaatttgactggagaagaaaaaaatcataactCGTAATTTCAAGCTCTTCCATACCATGCTCAcacagccatgcctttatggaccttactttgtgcactggggctcagtcatgctggaacagaaaagggcctttcCCAAACAAATCCCACAAGGTCagaagcatagaattgtcctAAATGTTttggtatgctgaagcattaagacttcccttcactagaactaagaggcctaggccaacccctgaaaaacaaccccatagcattatccctcctccaccaaactataCATTtgtcacaatgcagtcagacaggtaatgttctcctggctgCATGCATTACATCATTTAATCTGATGCCTGATATTGTGCTTGGTGAGGTAAGGCTCCATACTATGAAGCTCCTGGTGCACAGTTGTtatgctgatgttaatgccagcgTGGTCAGTCACAtaatggctgagttgctgtggttccttaACCCTTCCACTTTTTAATAATACCGTGCACAGCTGATCGTGGAATATTTaagagggaagaaatttcatgaactgaatgCAACAGTGGAATCCTATTACAATAACACATTtgattttacaaatgtttgtaaaggcagactgcctTGGCTAGGTGGCTAGGTGTTTCATTTTGTACATCTGTGGCAATGGGATTTGAaataaacacctgaattcaattattaagaggtgtgtcccaatacttttgttcatataCACAACATTACCTGGACAAAGAATATTAGGCTCAGCTCTTAAGACATTTATGTACTTCACTGCTTGCTTTAAGTGAAACTTAAATAAGCAATGGTGCTCACCTCTCGGTTGCCCTGTCCATTGATGTGAATGGGTGGTGGAGTCATCACCACAGAGTTCTTTATCTGCTTTGCATGTGGACTGCTCTTAAACACCCGGTTACTGTCACTGTGTgataaagggagagaaaagacagaatgcTGTAAGAAATGCATTCGGGTCAAATTCTGACGGGCAACATAGCTTGATGTTAGGATCAGAAGAACCCTGATGCAATTCAATAGTGTGATCTGATAACAGAAGGATAAAGGTTGAATCATGTTGCTTCGAAAAGGGACAAAATGCCCCTAACATTAGGGCTGAGTTCAGTAGCACTGAACATTGTAAACATGCTGTCTTTATTGAAAATACTGCCTTACATATTGGTGAATTATTTCTAAAGAGCACTTTAACTGTTTTAAATTAAGATTCTGAGTAGAATGTTTACCTATCAGGCTCTGGGAGAATGGGAGGCAAAGTGTGCCTCCGCACTTTGACTCTTCCTTGTCTGGTATCAGAGCCCAGTGTTCGAACACTCTCCTGGTCTGAGTCCAGTTCCTGCAAGGGGTCACGTCCTCTGCTAGGGAGGGCAATCTTAGGAAGGGAGCCCTCctgtaaaaaaggaaaacatgaaatgggaaaaatgtatattttttattactattaatattattatgcaAATTTTAGCAGTGCATACAGAATCAACACCACCTGGATCTTTTCTAGAACATGTCCAGAATGTAGGACTGTGCAATGTGTATGCCTGAAAGAACAACATTAATCTACACCTTTAAAGTGTGGATGGTGACTTTGTCTAAAGCCACAACTCGGTCTAGGTTCCGCTCGTCCAGCTCCCTAATGTACATCTCATACAGTTCCTGAAGATGTGGGGGCACCAGAAGACTGTGATCTGGAATAAAGGAGTACAACAGCTTATGagatataaaatgattaatacTGTGCAATAACTCAGCAGTATAGTGCTGCTTGTACTTTATACATATCACAAGGCACCttcatataatataaaacttcttctgagcTTAGACCACCAGTTGTTTATTAATGGTCTCTTTAAGCTCTTTATCTGGTCTCTGCTCTGAGCAGACTCACCATCAATGAAGCGCCGCTGCTGCTGGATGATCTCATGGCACAGCTGCCTGTGCTGCTCAAATCTCTGCACCACTACGTTCTTCTGCCGGATAACGTTGTCTTTGAGCAGGGTGTGAGACTGCATCTCTGCATTCTCGATCTCCAGCTCATGCACTTTACACAGCAGCCCCAGCACTTCCCGCTGCTCCTCTGAGCTCACACGGCGTGGGAGCAGCTCTTCCAACCTGCGAGCCCTCTCACGCAGCTCTGCCAGCCGCCGCTCCAGACCAGCCTGAAGGATGGAAGGAGGGATGTGTAACTGCACAGCCCAACTCGCTCGTTTAGTCAACACTAGAATTTAGTTTTCACAATAACTCTGTGTAATTGGACCTGATTTAATGCTGATATTTGTTACTTACAAACAGATCTCActtagaaacaaaaagaaaacaaaagatagCCAATGAGATAATGATAAAAGTTCATATACAAATATCTACATTTGTTCTCctattttttattactttatgcAATATAACAAACATGCAGACCTGatatttaaatgtctttgtagaTCCAACTGCCTCCAGTTCACCCCAAATGGGCTCAATTGtacaacagtaaaatacatggggcagtcatgggctggaggttaggggaaccagccctgtgaccggaaggtcgctggtttgatcccccttggctgacagtccatgactgaagtacccttgagcaaggcacctaagccccaattgctccctgggcaccgtggatagggctacccactgctccgggcaagtgtgctcactgccccctagtgtgtgcgttcactagtgtgcacgtatgtgggtgtttcactgcacggatgggttaaatgcagaggtctaatttcacagtgtgcaaaacacagtgacaaatggttctaaattctattcTACTTTCACAGTGGAGTAATTATAAACAGCGAATACTTGAATGAACTGTCACTGGTCGGAATGAAAACAACATTTGTAAAAGTACCATATTCTGCATCTGACAATGCATAGAACAATGCATAGAATTTATAATGCACTGTTCTCACACTGTGCAGTGCTAATATAAGATGTTATCACTGCATGAATCCTAGGACTTTTCTTTACACAGACCATGTTATgtataacataaaatatggatCTTGGCTCTAAAATCTGTTGACAAAGTGAGTAAGTGACCTACGCATGCCAAATTAAATTGAATTACAGTCATGAAAGTACAGCGGAAGAACAAAGTGAGGAGTAAAACTGTTAAAAGTGCCAGATGGTCTGTGAAACCTCAAGCATGAAACTTGAATCAAGTCCTAGCCGGACACATATTTGGGAAATTATCATGAGGttcagacaaatatttcaaggtctaatGGTGGCAACAAAATGATATCAGAGTGGACAAGGAATCCACTGAAATCcagcatgttattttttttagtagTTACTCCCCCTCGTGGTAATAAGCAATCATTACCCTttgtttgctgattttcttttgTTCAGCCATTAGTGTGACCAGGTTCTCCCTGGCCATGGCCACCTCCTGAGTCTCTGTGCTGTCTGGTGGAGACTCTGGGGTGTCTGAGTCTTTCTCACTCTCGTCCTTATTAAAGCTCTCCTTCCGCCTTTCACCCTGCCACTTCTTGCGGTGCCTGCTTCGTTCCTGCTCCcagctacagagaaaaaaaaacacagcaaatcaGAAACAGATTAGAATTTCACTTGTCACTTGCTTTTTACAGAATCTCACTGTAAATCCAATGGCTTTGTGGCTGCTTAGCTGACCATacagttttcaaaaaaataacatgtaaaCCTAACATGTTATTTTcccctgaaaaataaataacttacaCTTAATGGCTATTCTGAttgaaaattaaatacatgacaggtaacttctgcacagtactgtagggGTGTTTGCATGTATATTGTGCTCACTCTGCAATCGTAAGAAGGTATTTGGATGTATCTATCTGGATCTCCATGTTTGTGTTGTCCAGCTCCATCAGACGTTTTCTGATCTCCATCTGCTGTCGGAAGGCTTCGATCAGCTGCTCTCTCAGTTGGTCCATTTCTGCTCGGCTCTGCTGAGTGGAGTGAGCCTGCACCTCCGCTACACCACCAGAGGGGGGAGACAGTGAGCCAGTGTCTGTATGGAAGGGCATTCAATACCCAAACGTGTCAGATCCCAATTGTTTCCTGCCCATTACTTTTACCACCCCAGCCCTCACAGCTGCTGTAGGGGGAAATATCAATATGTGACAGATGTGTACAGAGACATAAGgggaaatgacaaaaaaaaccttCGGTTTCTATTTGTATGCTCTGGGATCATTTAAATCTTAGAAATACTGACATTACATAGGATTTCAAACTTAAGGCAACAATTCAGTTTAAGGAAAACAGGCAATAGTACAGATAAAATTCAGGCTCCAAGGGGGCCGCTACTGTTATCTCTAGTCAtgtttttttgacatatttatagataacagtgagtAATATGGTGTCAGAAAAAACAACCTAGTCTATTTGAGACTACTTAACATCTAAACATGGTGTAAGGCCATTATGTgttgatttaggcatgcagctTGTGTAGAGCTAACTAGTACACATCAGGTTAGAACCACAGTATCACTTCAAAAACCCTGTAACACTACACAAAGTCAGAATGCACAATATGAAACCTCAAGGTCCAGCATAGGCCAGTCATAAATACAGCCAATTTCTTTAAGATGAACTAATTTTCCATTGGCTATTCATGAAACTGGCACTTGCCCTTGTGGATAAGTAGTGGCTTTGAAAAGTAAAGCTAAGTGCTAACAGAGAGGAGTGAGTTACCCTGCACATGCCGTATATCTGTCCTGTCAGGGTTGTTCTGCCGGCTAGCTTGCTCAGCAATTTTCTTCTTCAGTCTCTGGATCTCACTGCGCAGGTCTGAGATGATGCTGGTGTACTGAGCAATGTGGTAGGACACATTCAGCAGATTTCTCTTCACCTGAGGAGGTAGTCACAATACCTTTAGATCTCTGCTTATAACATACGCACTGATTCATCAACTCAACATCAGCTgacatgttgtgtgtgtgtattgttctCACCCGTGtacgaatacttttggcacgGTCAGCATAAGTCAGAGTGTTCCGAGACTCTTCAAAGGCCATTGAGGCAGGGCTTATGTGAGCTATCATTACAGTCCGACTATTCCCACCCAAAGAGTCCTGTCAGTTATACAGATCAGAGAAAAGTTTGTTTGCAAAGAACATCAAATACACATCACAAAAGAACTGCAGAGACATAGTGTTTCAAACTATTTTGTTACtgatatgtaatatatatatatatatatatatatatatatatatatatatatatatatatatataatgtatataaaataccTCTAGGCCTAGGCGCTCTAGGCCAAAACTTTGTGTTTTGCTAAAACAAATCAGCAGGTAGATCTATAATTAACCACTTTGTAAAAGATACATGTGagtgtgaaaaatgttttgaaagtttcaagaacctccacataatgtaaaggttgtAGGAAGAGCCCTTAAATTGGTATAGAAAACGGTTCTTCTACGGGGTCATTCTACAGCATTCAACAACTCAAATGACTCTTTGTGACACTGTTTAAGGTGTAGGTAGAAAGAGCAATGGTAGCTCTCCCTTTGGTGAaggcttcaggagctgaaccacAGGCCAGTAAGGCCTAGCGTGTTAGGTTAACAATAGGCGGGATTATACGATGGGATATTTAAAGGGCTCATTATTCTGTCAGAAAGTTAATGTCTTCACCTTAAGCAGGCGTGTGAGCTTGCTGTCTCTATAGTTGACATATTTGTTGccattcttttcacttagaGCATTAATGCAGTTTCCCAGTGCCAGAAGTGAGCGGTTTATATGAGCTCCTTCCTTCAGCCTCTGCCCCCTGTTCTGTGTCTGAAAGAAGGACAAGAGAGGGACAGCTTTAAAACTCTTTTAATATCTAGCAAATACTACGGTTCGGGATGCTCATTGCTGGAATATAAATAACATCCAATGGTGCCAAGTCTACAGTcgtaaaaacacacacaggctaaGCTAAGCAGTGCGTTCGAGTTTAATTTCACTGAAGTCCATTTCAGCTTAATATTctaccagcagagggcgctacAAACTCTTTGTTTAAACTTGCATTACAGGTTCATTTTTCACCGTCAACAGAGAACAAATAATCAAACATGTAGCGAAGCAACCCATGGCCAACGACAGAATGATCCATTCTATCCTTTAAAATGCATGCCACAGGGGGGCAAACCAGCAGGCTGGACCCTATACATCCACTCCCACAAAGAGCCTGGCTGGTTAACATTTCCATCTGTTTCCATGGCAGATGAGTCTTCTCTTTCTTAAAACATGATGCCATGTATTTTTGTCTCGCATGGTGTGACAGAGGCAGCAGTACTGACTGGCAGCTGAATCACAGCTCCCTGCAGTGAGGCTTCTAACACAAGCATGATAAGCAAATAACTGTTTGTACCCAGTAAGAGATTCTTATTTTCCCACTACAGCATGTTAAGTGTATGTACCAATCCCCACCTCAAAATTGAGTTTGCTTTTAATTaactaaaatacatttaaactaaATGACCAAGTCAGGTATTGCTGCAACATTTCAGTGATGTAACAGAGGGTGACAACACAAGTGACAATTTCAGAATGTACTGTATAGCATATAATGGAGTAAATCTATAACCTCACCATGATTCATTTGATCATGATTCTTTAggatattaataatgatttaacaGTTTACAATCAACTCTACCATTccaaaatcaatgcatttaaaCTGTCACCTTCATGTTGATGCATCATAATGCATAAACACCCTTAACAAACTAATAATGCATATACACAATTGCAATGTTGGTAAACAAAGGTGATTTTGGGGAGCCTATGATACTGTTTGGCATGTGCTGTACCTGTGCAGCTCGCTCAGACCCAGCAAGGTCGATCATGAAGAGGCGGGCAAAGCGCACCTCCTGCAGAACGTCTCTGCAGCGGCTCTGCTGCTTCACAGCTACCTGCAGCACGGCATGAGACCGTGAGGACGCCTGATTGGCCGCGGTGGGCTCCTGAGTCCGCTGTTTATTGCCTTTCATCAACAACTCCATGATCTGAGAGTAAGTAAGATTATCATTAATCTTTCATCCATCATAAATATTGAGAgtcatttaatgttatttattagtCATGTTTGAGTGATATCACTtcctttgtgtgtttatttgaacaAATACAACATATATATTAAAGTTCAAAAGACTCATTTCCACTTTGCTTTGTAAATGAAGTAGGCCTGCCATTTGGACCAGACAGGTTTTGAACTCTTGATTGGTGTTTGTTTGGTAGCATTgatcaaatgttaaaatgtccGGCTTTCACtctaaatgcattttatttgtttaagaaGCACTTGTCACAGCTCTCGATCTCTCTTCCACTCATGGttccatacaaaaaaaaattacttcaaaatgtaatgtttaggTGATCCACGCAACTGTGTTGAGCAGCTTCTAGGATAACAAGTTTGGTTGAGTAATCACACAGATAAAATTCAAGTAAATTCTAATTAACTAGACTAGATAGTTTGTTATGTACTCTTACACTCAACTTAATATGGTTACGTTCAACTAATGCAattagaaaaaacaacacaaagtaaCAGGTGTAATTTAGATCTGCATAATTTAGTTATTGCCACACTACCCAAATAAGGGTTGGTAATTAACTATGGACTATAAGAAAGATAAACACAGAAAGGAAGGCATAGGCCAGGAAGAAAGACAGCATGAAGAGGGTGAAagtaacaaataaaacaatatgcaATTATTTGGAACCAGAAGCCAGTGAGAAAGAGGCTGAGTTTTACTCAACAAGGAAACCTGGTCTGGATACAGCCATCTCAGAACACTGCTGACCAATTTCTAATAATGGGTTGTAGCATTTCAAATGCAGTCTTTTTAGATTAATAATGATCTTTTTTAACCTTTCTGGTCAGGCTTTCGTACAATGCATAGCATGGAGACAGCACTTTTATGGGTTCCAAATGATCTCCTCCTGTCTACTGATTCCGGCACTATCAATATTCTGCTTCTCTTAGATTTAACCACTGCACTTGACACCATTAATCATGACAAACTCTTCTCCTGTCTTTCAGCTATTGGCATTGACACTGAGCTTGCCTGGTTCAGATCCTATCTTACTAATAGACTCCACTTTATTGCCCTTGGTAAGCAAAAGTCTGCTATCAGTGCTGTTACACAAGGGATCTCCCCGGGTTCAGTCCTTGGCCCTCTACACTTCATCATCTGTATTTTACTCCTCAGTCAGATCATCTGCCGTCATGGTCttcattttcactgttatgTTGATGATATACAGATCTACGTCTGAACCAACACCATCATGAACCTGCCTCCCCCTGCCCTAATATTGTGTATTCGAGACCTCAAACACTGGATGCAGAGTAACTTTCTAAAACTAAACAGTGACAAAAGTGAAATTCTACTTATTGGCCCTAAGTCTGTTACAGCAAAGTCTAATCATGTCACTCTTAATTTAGCTGCAGTGACCATTAGACCTTCAGCTGTTGTCTGTAACTTAGGAGTATTTTTTGATCTTGTCCTTTCTTTTGAACCTTATATCAAGACTTTGgacaaaacagctttttttccaTTCCTGCAATGTTGCTCACCTTTGCCCCATGCTCTCCAAGAAAGACACTAAATCTGtggtacatgcctttatatGATCCCACCTAGACTCCTGCAACTCCCTACTCAAAAAACTGTCTTCAGTGATTCAgtaaatcagtaaaaaaaacCCTCTTCAGTAATTACAAAACTCAGCAGCTAgaattctctctcattctaaaAAATCAGTTTACATCACCCCAACTCTATATCAGTTACACTGGTTACCTGTCCTGCTTCGCATCCAGTGTAAAGTCTTCTTGCTAACTTACAAATCTCTACATGGTCTAGCATTAGCTTACTCAGCCGAgctcctcatcctccttaaTGCCCTTCCCATACATTTAGGTCATCTAGGTGTCCTAAAATTTAGACTGGTCATTGCTGGAGGCAGATCTTTCAGCTTCACGGCCCCAAACTATGAAACTCACTACCACAATCTCTCCATGACTGTCCctcactttttcctttttaaagctcAGCTTAAAACCTACCTATTTTCTCAGCACTTTCAATCTCCTTCCtgatatgtgttttttttttgtctacgTAAAGTGACCTTGGGTCTgagaaaggcactatataatTTGAACTTTTATAGGGTTATGGTTAAGTGGCATATGTCTGGGTGCTTAGTGTGTGTGGGGATGGTTTAGAATATGTTCTCCAATGCCTGTAGGTTGTTTGCCATGTTAGGAGTGTTTGGGTCATTTATCCCTTACTTACTCTACTCATTTAAGGCAGAACAAGTCTGATGTGAggttgctttgttttgttttgggctATGTACATAGTTTGGTACTGGAATgtctagataaaaaaaaaaaaacaatttcacctataaagttaccaatttAGAGATACTtgattttctttggacagtgatgatttgTTACCACCAACACCATCAAGAGAATACGgcttaaaaacaacaacactgtGATTTCATATATTCCACTAATCAGGCCTGGGCTTACCACAAGCATCTAAGCacaaagatgattcttaaatgATAGTGCCAACATCACAATAAACACTCTCTACACCAGTTATGATGATCTAAACTAAACTAGGTTAGAGGTAAACTCCCCACATTCATAGGGGTTTTCATTGTGTGGTGTGGACGTTCTACAACTGCATCTCAAACCCCATATACTGCACTAAACAGCACACCACCAACGGTGACA
This portion of the Pygocentrus nattereri isolate fPygNat1 chromosome 13, fPygNat1.pri, whole genome shotgun sequence genome encodes:
- the kif19 gene encoding kinesin-like protein KIF19 isoform X2 — encoded protein: MKDTGESKDHQLTVALRIRPLSDVELEEAATIVAHRVDDQMVVLMDPLEDPDDILRAHRSREKTYILDVAFDYTATQDEVYRATTKGLIEGLISGYNATVFAYGPTGCGKTYTMLGTDKEPGIYVRTLNDLFKAIEETSDDMQYSVSMSYLEIYNEMIRDLLNPSSGFLDLREDSKGEIQVAGITEVSTVNAREIMELLMKGNKQRTQEPTAANQASSRSHAVLQVAVKQQSRCRDVLQEVRFARLFMIDLAGSERAAQTQNRGQRLKEGAHINRSLLALGNCINALSEKNGNKYVNYRDSKLTRLLKDSLGGNSRTVMIAHISPASMAFEESRNTLTYADRAKSIRTRVKRNLLNVSYHIAQYTSIISDLRSEIQRLKKKIAEQASRQNNPDRTDIRHVQAEVQAHSTQQSRAEMDQLREQLIEAFRQQMEIRKRLMELDNTNMEIQIDTSKYLLTIADWEQERSRHRKKWQGERRKESFNKDESEKDSDTPESPPDSTETQEVAMARENLVTLMAEQKKISKQRAGLERRLAELRERARRLEELLPRRVSSEEQREVLGLLCKVHELEIENAEMQSHTLLKDNVIRQKNVVVQRFEQHRQLCHEIIQQQRRFIDDHSLLVPPHLQELYEMYIRELDERNLDRVVALDKVTIHTLKEGSLPKIALPSRGRDPLQELDSDQESVRTLGSDTRQGRVKVRRHTLPPILPEPDSDSNRVFKSSPHAKQIKNSVVMTPPPIHINGQGNRELLPSALVLPSALEGALSYSLLSHSVSSHLDSSPESSENGTEAPLTPKERQQILKGVHSIAVKAARRRSKALEIDALRLPPPPSPLDPIKHKSSLSLSEAPPKGLVLRRGRQPSPELRHATSDDNLSSSTGEGPAPNGTWTRPRNRQAMPKNTAPREQDFEARRRKRRSRSFEVTGQAVSY
- the kif19 gene encoding kinesin-like protein KIF19 isoform X1, with protein sequence MKDTGESKDHQLTVALRIRPLSDVELEEAATIVAHRVDDQMVVLMDPLEDPDDILRAHRSREKTYILDVAFDYTATQDEVYRATTKGLIEGLISGYNATVFAYGPTGCGKTYTMLGTDKEPGIYVRTLNDLFKAIEETSDDMQYSVSMSYLEIYNEMIRDLLNPSSGFLDLREDSKGEIQVAGITEVSTVNAREIMELLMKGNKQRTQEPTAANQASSRSHAVLQVAVKQQSRCRDVLQEVRFARLFMIDLAGSERAAQTQNRGQRLKEGAHINRSLLALGNCINALSEKNGNKYVNYRDSKLTRLLKDSLGGNSRTVMIAHISPASMAFEESRNTLTYADRAKSIRTRVKRNLLNVSYHIAQYTSIISDLRSEIQRLKKKIAEQASRQNNPDRTDIRHVQDTGSLSPPSGGVAEVQAHSTQQSRAEMDQLREQLIEAFRQQMEIRKRLMELDNTNMEIQIDTSKYLLTIADWEQERSRHRKKWQGERRKESFNKDESEKDSDTPESPPDSTETQEVAMARENLVTLMAEQKKISKQRAGLERRLAELRERARRLEELLPRRVSSEEQREVLGLLCKVHELEIENAEMQSHTLLKDNVIRQKNVVVQRFEQHRQLCHEIIQQQRRFIDDHSLLVPPHLQELYEMYIRELDERNLDRVVALDKVTIHTLKEGSLPKIALPSRGRDPLQELDSDQESVRTLGSDTRQGRVKVRRHTLPPILPEPDSDSNRVFKSSPHAKQIKNSVVMTPPPIHINGQGNRELLPSALVLPSALEGALSYSLLSHSVSSHLDSSPESSENGTEAPLTPKERQQILKGVHSIAVKAARRRSKALEIDALRLPPPPSPLDPIKHKSSLSLSEAPPKGLVLRRGRQPSPELRHATSDDNLSSSTGEGPAPNGTWTRPRNRQAMPKNTAPREQDFEARRRKRRSRSFEVTGQALTQGKSTSQRFRPLDSTSDPHLHINGQPPAPLLRPQHRAPAQLGKARPSHLNHQTGH